Proteins found in one Desulfobacterales bacterium genomic segment:
- the glgP gene encoding alpha-glucan family phosphorylase: MEMDQPLFPHLPDRIAGLEELAENLWWSWNPGARMLFKSLDRQAWKDSGYNPDKMLRELPPEILASAVSDKAYLQRYDEIMAIFKDYMTKRACDLLATVPENHTYAVAYFSAEYGLHRSLPFYAGGLGFLAGDYIKECSDLCVPLVAMGFMYPEGYLRQQIRDDGWQENLNEPIDRDAAAISRVMDENGKQLVVEIPMTDPPIYVAVWKVSVGRISLYLMDTDVAANDPWNRSISARLYTGDLEQRLRQEIVLGIGGAVVLKTLGIEHYLLHLNEGHAAFALLERIREQVARGKNFAAARQRVVDSTIFTTHTPVPAGHDVFPYPLIERYFHQYWPGLGLDREAFFQMGVHPEQPTAGFNMTAFSLRLSGCKNAVSKRHAEVSRRMWQSLWPDVPEDHIPIDYVTNGVHVPTWIEPKMKLLLDKYLGPQWLGAHDDAETWASLDDIPDDALWRTHFWLKVKLIDAIRDRARRRWSHGGASASVMLTGGAFLDPSVLTFGFARRFATYKRALLIFKDLERLKKHLKDKWRPIQIIFAGKAHPADDPGKRVLQNLINLARDPQLGGRIAFVEGYGEQLAQYLVHGVDVWLNNPLPPLEASGTSGMKAALNGVPQLSILDGWWMEGFDGKNGWAFAGEEGGADPDSADSEKLYDIIEKEILPMYYKVSENGVPLDWVKVMKAAMKSNAARFSARRMVKEYIKKFYSRSIEITLKG, encoded by the coding sequence ATGGAAATGGATCAGCCGTTATTTCCCCATTTGCCGGACCGCATCGCGGGGCTCGAAGAGCTGGCGGAAAATTTATGGTGGAGTTGGAATCCCGGCGCGCGCATGCTTTTTAAATCACTGGATCGCCAGGCCTGGAAAGACAGTGGGTATAACCCGGATAAGATGCTGCGGGAGTTGCCGCCGGAGATTCTGGCATCGGCGGTTTCAGACAAGGCCTATCTTCAGCGCTACGATGAAATTATGGCGATTTTCAAGGACTACATGACGAAAAGAGCATGCGATTTGCTGGCCACCGTTCCGGAAAACCATACCTATGCCGTGGCCTATTTTTCAGCGGAATACGGGTTGCATCGCTCGCTGCCCTTTTATGCGGGGGGGCTCGGGTTTTTGGCTGGAGATTATATAAAGGAATGCAGTGACTTATGTGTTCCGCTGGTGGCCATGGGCTTCATGTATCCGGAAGGGTATCTGAGGCAACAAATCCGTGATGACGGATGGCAGGAAAATCTGAATGAGCCGATTGATCGGGATGCCGCGGCTATTTCAAGGGTAATGGATGAAAACGGGAAACAACTTGTTGTTGAGATTCCGATGACGGATCCGCCCATTTATGTTGCGGTATGGAAGGTCAGCGTGGGAAGAATTTCGCTTTACCTGATGGATACGGATGTCGCGGCGAATGACCCCTGGAACCGAAGCATCAGTGCCCGGCTTTACACCGGAGATTTGGAACAGCGGTTGCGCCAGGAAATCGTTTTGGGGATCGGCGGCGCGGTGGTTTTAAAAACCCTGGGAATCGAGCATTACCTGTTGCATCTGAACGAGGGGCATGCCGCCTTTGCGCTTCTGGAGAGAATCAGGGAACAGGTGGCGCGGGGTAAGAATTTTGCTGCGGCGCGTCAACGGGTGGTCGACTCCACCATCTTTACGACCCATACGCCTGTTCCCGCGGGACATGACGTATTTCCTTACCCGTTGATCGAGCGATATTTCCATCAATATTGGCCCGGGTTAGGTCTTGACCGGGAGGCTTTTTTTCAAATGGGTGTCCATCCGGAACAACCCACTGCCGGATTTAATATGACGGCGTTTTCCCTTCGGCTCTCCGGATGCAAGAATGCCGTGAGCAAGCGCCATGCCGAGGTGTCCAGGCGAATGTGGCAAAGTCTGTGGCCCGATGTGCCGGAAGATCACATACCGATCGACTATGTGACCAACGGCGTACATGTGCCTACCTGGATTGAACCGAAAATGAAGCTGTTGCTGGACAAGTATTTGGGTCCGCAATGGCTTGGTGCGCATGATGATGCCGAGACATGGGCGTCCCTGGACGATATTCCGGATGATGCGTTGTGGCGGACGCATTTTTGGCTCAAGGTGAAGCTGATCGATGCGATTCGGGACCGTGCCCGCCGGCGATGGTCTCACGGCGGCGCCAGTGCTTCCGTCATGCTGACCGGGGGTGCCTTTCTGGATCCTTCGGTGTTGACCTTCGGATTTGCCCGCAGGTTTGCCACTTACAAAAGAGCGCTTTTGATTTTCAAGGATCTGGAGCGGCTAAAAAAGCACCTGAAGGATAAATGGCGGCCCATTCAAATTATTTTCGCGGGAAAGGCGCATCCGGCCGATGACCCCGGCAAGCGGGTGTTGCAAAATCTGATCAATCTGGCGCGTGATCCGCAGTTGGGCGGTCGAATCGCCTTTGTTGAGGGTTACGGCGAGCAATTGGCCCAATACCTGGTGCATGGGGTGGATGTATGGTTGAACAACCCCTTGCCGCCGCTGGAGGCCAGCGGAACAAGCGGCATGAAGGCCGCGCTCAACGGTGTTCCGCAACTGAGTATCTTGGACGGTTGGTGGATGGAAGGGTTTGACGGGAAAAACGGATGGGCCTTTGCCGGCGAAGAAGGAGGAGCGGACCCGGATTCAGCCGATTCGGAAAAATTGTATGATATTATCGAGAAGGAAATTTTGCCGATGTACTATAAAGTTTCGGAGAACGGTGTTCCGCTTGACTGGGTCAAGGTGATGAAGGCGGCCATGAAAAGCAATGCCGCCAGGTTTTCCGCGCGCAGAATGGTAAAGGAATATATCAAGAAGTTCTATTCCAGGAGTATTGAAATAACGCTGAAGGGATAG
- a CDS encoding ATP-binding protein translates to MPEMNRLAVCDLRSNCSPDIFLFKHTGEIDPLADVIGQERAVQAIEFGLNMESPGYNIFVTGIEGTGKNTIVKDLVTKFARNLPTPMDWCLVNNFNDVYRPVPIAVPSGKATRFCRAVQKVVDDVTVRLPKEFESKPYTEKLKEITESFNREKAALTMQLDEAATEKRIVITKGPAGYQPVPLFEGKPMTTEFFQTLSAEKKAEIEAELQAFNEKIDSAMTEIRKISYEQQKRIDTLVQETTLFVLSDRMASIRNQYRDSKDILNYLDEMKSYISENIETILPESSDDVESPDRSTPPMDVEIDPFKVNVLVDHRFSKGAPVIYEPNPTYANLFGSIEKKAIMGMLTTDYTMVQAGSLLRANGGYLILEIESVLQNGPVWEALKRALQNKLLYIEDAAVGMGIGTASLRPEPIPLEVKVVLLGSYEIFQMLQDNDSKFNKIFRVRADFDHETQCSEATMQQYAKFVARVCREEKLKPVSAEGVAAIVEFGKKAVAHRDKLSLRFGPVVGIIKEADYWARRDNARIISEQHVVTAFNQYRFRYNLYEEKIQESYTDNSIMIDVAGEKVGQVNALAVFTIGDISFGRPSRITAETFMGKHGIINIEREADLSGRTHDKGVLILSGYLGRTFAQQYPLCLSISIAFEQSYIGIDGDSASSTELYAILSSLSGIPIRQGVAVTGSVNQKGEIQAIGGVNQKIEGFFDVCKAKGLTGKQGVIIPKANVKNLMLRKEVVEAAEKEMFHVYPAATIEEGIEMLTGIAAGTPNAKGVYPSDSLYGLVQKKLFSYLEQSLKYQMVMV, encoded by the coding sequence AGCAACTGCAGTCCGGATATATTTTTATTTAAACATACCGGAGAAATAGACCCGCTTGCCGATGTCATCGGTCAGGAACGCGCCGTGCAGGCCATTGAATTCGGACTCAATATGGAAAGCCCGGGCTATAATATCTTCGTAACCGGGATTGAAGGCACCGGCAAAAATACGATTGTCAAGGATCTGGTTACAAAATTCGCCAGAAATCTTCCAACGCCTATGGATTGGTGCCTGGTGAATAACTTTAATGACGTGTATCGGCCGGTCCCCATTGCGGTTCCTTCGGGCAAGGCGACCCGATTTTGCCGGGCGGTTCAAAAGGTGGTCGATGATGTGACCGTGAGGTTGCCCAAAGAATTTGAAAGCAAGCCCTATACGGAAAAACTAAAGGAAATAACGGAGAGTTTTAACCGGGAAAAAGCAGCACTGACCATGCAATTGGATGAAGCTGCTACCGAGAAGAGAATCGTTATCACCAAGGGCCCGGCGGGATATCAACCGGTTCCCCTCTTTGAGGGGAAGCCTATGACCACAGAATTTTTTCAAACGCTTTCGGCCGAGAAAAAAGCGGAAATAGAAGCGGAATTGCAGGCGTTTAATGAAAAAATCGATTCGGCAATGACGGAAATTCGTAAAATCAGTTATGAGCAACAGAAACGAATCGACACCCTGGTGCAGGAGACAACGCTTTTTGTTCTAAGCGATCGGATGGCCTCGATTCGCAACCAGTATCGCGACAGCAAGGATATTTTGAATTACTTGGATGAAATGAAGAGTTACATATCGGAAAATATCGAAACGATTTTACCGGAGTCCTCGGACGATGTGGAAAGCCCGGATAGATCGACCCCTCCCATGGATGTGGAAATAGACCCGTTCAAGGTAAACGTGCTGGTGGATCATCGGTTCAGCAAAGGTGCGCCGGTAATTTATGAACCGAACCCGACCTATGCCAATTTGTTCGGCAGTATCGAGAAAAAAGCGATCATGGGCATGCTCACCACCGATTATACCATGGTGCAGGCCGGCTCTCTTCTACGGGCCAACGGCGGGTATCTGATTTTGGAGATTGAATCGGTGCTGCAGAACGGACCGGTTTGGGAGGCCTTAAAGCGCGCATTGCAAAATAAGTTACTTTATATTGAAGATGCGGCGGTTGGCATGGGGATAGGCACGGCATCCCTTCGGCCTGAACCGATCCCCTTGGAAGTGAAAGTCGTGTTACTCGGCAGCTACGAAATTTTTCAGATGCTGCAGGACAACGACAGCAAGTTTAATAAAATATTCAGGGTGCGCGCGGATTTCGACCATGAAACCCAATGCAGCGAAGCGACCATGCAGCAGTATGCCAAATTTGTGGCGCGTGTCTGCCGGGAAGAAAAATTAAAACCGGTATCGGCCGAAGGGGTGGCCGCGATTGTTGAATTCGGAAAGAAAGCCGTGGCCCATCGGGATAAACTCAGTTTGCGGTTCGGCCCCGTCGTCGGCATCATTAAAGAAGCCGATTATTGGGCGCGCAGGGATAACGCTCGCATTATATCCGAGCAGCACGTCGTAACGGCCTTTAATCAATACCGTTTTCGATACAACCTCTATGAAGAAAAAATCCAGGAGTCCTATACCGACAACTCGATCATGATCGATGTGGCCGGGGAAAAGGTGGGTCAGGTAAATGCCCTGGCGGTTTTTACCATTGGCGATATCTCTTTTGGCCGTCCTTCGCGTATTACCGCCGAGACCTTCATGGGCAAGCACGGGATCATCAATATCGAACGGGAAGCCGATCTCAGCGGCAGAACTCATGACAAAGGGGTGTTGATATTGTCCGGATATTTAGGCCGAACATTTGCCCAGCAATATCCGCTATGTTTATCCATCAGCATCGCTTTTGAGCAGAGTTACATCGGCATAGACGGAGACAGTGCCTCATCAACAGAGTTGTACGCAATTTTATCCAGCCTGTCCGGCATTCCCATTCGCCAGGGCGTTGCCGTCACCGGTTCGGTAAATCAGAAGGGGGAGATTCAGGCCATCGGCGGCGTGAATCAAAAGATCGAGGGGTTTTTTGATGTCTGCAAGGCAAAAGGGTTGACCGGAAAGCAGGGGGTTATCATTCCAAAAGCGAATGTAAAAAACCTCATGCTGAGAAAAGAAGTTGTTGAAGCAGCTGAAAAGGAAATGTTTCACGTTTACCCTGCGGCTACCATTGAGGAGGGAATTGAGATGTTAACCGGCATCGCGGCGGGAACCCCGAATGCAAAAGGAGTGTACCCTTCAGACAGCCTGTACGGATTGGTTCAGAAAAAGCTTTTTTCTTATCTGGAACAGTCCTTAAAATATCAAATGGTTATGGTTTGA
- a CDS encoding DUF1499 domain-containing protein: MPPSLNAFLKTMLILSITGGCSGSPARAPEDTPYGIAECPDRPNCVSTKAADERHKIEPYRLKSDFAANWRRVEELVATIPRTVIVLATDTYLHAECRSRIFRFVDDLELSLNLSDGVISIRSASRTGYSDLGVNRRRVESLRRKLISEGIIENHV; the protein is encoded by the coding sequence ATGCCGCCATCGCTTAATGCCTTTCTTAAAACCATGCTAATCTTATCGATTACGGGGGGGTGCTCAGGCAGCCCGGCGCGCGCCCCTGAGGATACTCCCTACGGCATTGCCGAATGCCCGGATCGCCCCAATTGTGTTTCAACGAAAGCTGCCGATGAAAGGCACAAGATCGAACCGTATCGCTTAAAAAGCGACTTTGCCGCGAATTGGCGCCGGGTTGAAGAACTGGTGGCTACTATTCCGAGAACGGTGATTGTTTTGGCGACGGACACCTATCTTCATGCAGAGTGCAGGAGCCGAATCTTTCGATTTGTGGATGACCTTGAATTATCTCTGAACCTTTCCGATGGCGTTATATCCATTCGCTCCGCTTCAAGAACCGGGTATTCGGACCTGGGCGTCAATCGCCGGCGGGTCGAGTCTCTAAGGCGGAAGCTGATATCAGAGGGAATTATAGAGAACCACGTCTGA